One region of Chryseobacterium sp. SORGH_AS_0447 genomic DNA includes:
- the deoD gene encoding purine-nucleoside phosphorylase yields MSIHISAQKGEIAKVVLQPGDPLRAKYIAENFLENAKLVSQTRGIFYYTGLYKGKEITVGASGMGFPSIGIYSFELFTEYEVDTIIRIGTCGAYTTDLKVFDILNVENAASESTYAKYAWGIEEDILSHQGNIFSIINEAAEEMSLTTKATNIHSSDIFYRKDPAVPAIATQYHCPAVEMEAFGLFANAKHLGKNAATILTVSDIIPTHENISADQREKALKPMIELALESAIKSL; encoded by the coding sequence ATGAGTATCCACATCAGTGCCCAAAAGGGAGAGATCGCGAAAGTTGTTTTGCAACCCGGAGATCCGTTACGTGCCAAATATATTGCTGAGAATTTTCTGGAAAATGCAAAGCTGGTAAGTCAGACAAGAGGTATCTTCTATTACACCGGTCTTTATAAAGGTAAAGAAATTACCGTGGGAGCCAGTGGAATGGGATTCCCGAGCATCGGTATTTATTCTTTTGAACTGTTTACGGAATATGAAGTGGATACGATTATCCGAATCGGGACCTGCGGCGCCTATACAACAGATCTTAAAGTATTCGACATTCTTAATGTTGAAAATGCAGCCAGCGAGAGCACTTATGCAAAATATGCATGGGGAATTGAAGAGGATATTCTTTCTCATCAGGGGAATATTTTCAGCATTATTAATGAAGCTGCGGAAGAAATGTCACTTACTACAAAGGCGACCAATATTCACAGCAGTGATATTTTTTACAGAAAGGATCCTGCTGTTCCTGCGATTGCTACACAATACCACTGCCCTGCGGTAGAAATGGAAGCTTTCGGATTGTTTGCCAATGCTAAACATTTGGGGAAAAATGCAGCAACGATTCTTACGGTTTCGGATATTATTCCGACCCATGAGAATATTTCTGCCGACCAAAGAGAAAAAGCTTTGAAACCAATGATTGAGCTAGCTTTGGAATCAGCCATCAAGAGCCTTTAA
- a CDS encoding glycosyltransferase family 2 protein — protein MKKFSVLIANYNNGRFFRACYDSIISQTFTHWEVIIVDDRSTDDSVVIIKDIIQGDSRFKLYENESNQGCGFTKSKCVEYAEGDLCGFLDPDDALSPIALEKSAAAYENTPAIVATHSHMMMCDEHLTPVKTFSQIKKIYNNTYFFNCPIQISHFFTFRKETYCKTNGIDPALKSAVDQDLYLKILEHGDPAFVKENLYFYRLHAKGISQFKSKESARAQFARVIYEAMKRRGLSKINNKKIPEKYTNANEIFELLHYQTRFFYRLKSRIKLF, from the coding sequence TTGAAAAAGTTTTCAGTTCTAATAGCCAATTACAACAATGGCAGGTTTTTCAGAGCCTGCTATGATTCTATCATTTCTCAGACTTTTACCCATTGGGAAGTAATTATTGTGGATGACCGGTCAACTGACGATTCGGTAGTCATTATCAAAGATATTATCCAGGGGGATTCCCGGTTCAAATTGTATGAAAATGAGAGTAATCAGGGCTGCGGTTTTACAAAAAGTAAATGTGTAGAATATGCTGAAGGCGACCTTTGCGGTTTCCTTGATCCCGATGATGCCCTATCCCCTATTGCCTTGGAAAAATCTGCCGCTGCCTACGAAAATACGCCAGCGATCGTTGCCACTCACTCCCACATGATGATGTGCGATGAACACCTGACCCCTGTCAAAACATTTTCACAGATCAAGAAAATCTACAACAATACCTATTTTTTCAACTGTCCCATTCAGATTTCTCACTTCTTTACTTTTAGAAAGGAGACATATTGCAAAACCAATGGAATCGATCCTGCTCTTAAAAGTGCCGTCGACCAGGACCTGTATCTTAAAATTCTTGAACATGGTGATCCTGCGTTTGTTAAAGAAAATCTTTACTTTTACAGACTTCATGCCAAAGGTATTTCCCAATTTAAATCGAAGGAAAGCGCCAGAGCCCAATTTGCCAGGGTTATTTATGAAGCCATGAAAAGAAGAGGTTTAAGCAAGATCAACAATAAAAAAATCCCGGAAAAGTATACGAATGCCAACGAGATATTCGAGCTTCTCCATTATCAGACCCGTTTTTTTTATCGGTTGAAATCGAGGATTAAGTTATTCTGA
- a CDS encoding TatD family hydrolase, translating into MNTYIDIGVNLTNKQFNNEHDEIINSALGSGVQWMILTGTSVKGSREAAKIAENYEEVLFSTAGIHPHDAKTFNSESINELKKLLKQSHVVSVGECGLDFDRDFSPRPVQEKCYSAQLELAIEVNKPLFLHERSAFKRFNEITDEYVSRLPKAVVHCFTGTLQEAKAYLDKGFYLGFTGAISDQNRFKHLEEVIRYVPLDRMMIETDAPFMVPKNMPRMQNRRNEPAFLPYVAQTIANLKKISISEVADETTEVALDFFGIDFISE; encoded by the coding sequence ATGAACACTTATATCGATATTGGCGTTAATTTAACCAATAAACAATTTAATAACGAACACGATGAAATCATCAACTCTGCTCTTGGCAGCGGCGTTCAATGGATGATCCTCACCGGAACCAGTGTAAAAGGGAGTAGGGAAGCAGCTAAAATAGCAGAAAATTATGAGGAGGTGCTTTTTTCGACGGCCGGAATTCATCCGCACGATGCAAAAACTTTCAACAGCGAAAGTATTAACGAACTAAAAAAACTATTGAAGCAGAGCCATGTGGTTTCCGTCGGTGAATGCGGACTGGATTTCGACCGGGATTTTTCACCAAGGCCTGTTCAAGAAAAATGCTACAGCGCTCAGCTGGAACTGGCTATTGAAGTCAATAAACCATTGTTTCTTCATGAGCGGTCCGCTTTCAAAAGATTTAACGAAATTACGGATGAATATGTCTCCCGGCTTCCGAAAGCGGTTGTGCACTGTTTTACCGGAACTTTACAGGAAGCGAAAGCGTATCTGGATAAAGGGTTTTATTTAGGATTTACCGGAGCCATCAGCGATCAGAATAGATTTAAACATTTGGAAGAAGTGATTCGTTATGTTCCGCTAGACCGGATGATGATCGAAACCGATGCGCCCTTTATGGTTCCGAAAAATATGCCGCGGATGCAGAACCGTAGAAATGAACCCGCATTTTTGCCCTACGTTGCCCAGACCATTGCAAACTTGAAAAAGATAAGTATTTCCGAAGTTGCTGACGAAACCACGGAAGTTGCCTTGGATTTTTTCGGAATCGATTTTATTTCAGAATAA
- a CDS encoding Sir2 family NAD-dependent protein deacetylase has product MMKELKEILQTILKEKKGYLTFLTGAGISAESGLPTYRSIDGILIKGTKYHRPEEFGTYRYFSQNQEEVWQYNLFWKNMIEEAKPNAGHFAITEIEKLLGERFKLITQNVDGLHQRSGTRKVYEIHGSKQKVRCSKGCSEPFDFPENIQAKEYTEDLTPDDIDDLKCKKCGNWLRPHTLWFDESYNEKYYHFDTAYHIADNTDILFVVGTSGSTALPINIVETVKIRAKWIVLINPDNDTHFDYILRGSKTLCSIQESSSVALPQLKRIIEEILK; this is encoded by the coding sequence ATGATGAAGGAACTTAAAGAAATTTTACAGACGATCCTCAAAGAAAAAAAAGGATACCTCACCTTTCTTACCGGCGCCGGAATTTCTGCGGAAAGCGGATTGCCGACTTATCGGTCTATTGATGGCATCTTGATCAAAGGAACCAAATATCATCGTCCGGAGGAATTCGGAACGTACAGATATTTTAGTCAGAATCAGGAAGAAGTCTGGCAATACAACCTGTTCTGGAAAAATATGATTGAAGAAGCGAAACCTAATGCCGGACATTTTGCGATCACGGAAATAGAAAAGCTTTTGGGAGAACGGTTTAAATTAATCACCCAAAATGTAGATGGACTTCATCAGAGATCCGGAACACGGAAAGTTTACGAAATTCATGGAAGCAAACAGAAAGTTCGCTGTTCCAAAGGATGCAGCGAACCTTTTGATTTTCCTGAGAATATTCAGGCTAAAGAATATACGGAAGATTTAACACCGGACGATATCGACGATCTGAAATGCAAAAAGTGCGGAAACTGGCTCCGCCCTCATACCTTATGGTTTGACGAGAGCTACAACGAAAAATATTATCATTTCGATACGGCTTACCATATTGCAGACAATACGGATATTTTATTCGTGGTCGGAACTTCGGGATCTACCGCTTTGCCTATAAATATTGTTGAGACCGTAAAGATCCGCGCAAAATGGATCGTATTAATCAACCCGGATAATGACACACATTTCGATTATATTTTAAGAGGAAGCAAAACCTTATGCTCCATTCAGGAAAGCAGTTCTGTAGCGCTTCCGCAATTGAAAAGGATAATTGAAGAAATTTTAAAATAA
- a CDS encoding SDR family oxidoreductase: MLVELKNNQKLIPNTTEISTEIRKLEYAQNEEANLALTRFGQPVDHRDKTSWNSTLEEVSMYELVEVNLINHIAPYFLIKELKPLMKASSFKEKFIVNVTSSEGIFSYTNKTVFHPHTNMTKAALNMMTLTSAKEFEKDQIYMTAVDVGWISTGAKESLRKKQFEQGYVPPVDSVDGAARILHPIVEGINGNYYSGVLLKNYKINSW, encoded by the coding sequence ATGTTGGTTGAACTTAAAAATAATCAGAAATTAATCCCCAATACAACAGAAATCTCCACGGAGATCAGGAAACTGGAATATGCGCAGAATGAAGAAGCAAATCTTGCTTTGACGCGTTTCGGACAGCCTGTCGATCATCGGGATAAGACCAGCTGGAATTCGACTCTCGAAGAAGTTTCGATGTATGAATTGGTGGAAGTAAATTTAATTAATCATATCGCTCCGTATTTTCTGATTAAGGAACTTAAACCTTTAATGAAGGCTTCCTCTTTTAAAGAGAAATTCATTGTAAATGTAACGTCTTCAGAAGGTATTTTCAGTTATACCAACAAAACGGTATTCCATCCGCATACGAATATGACGAAGGCAGCGCTCAATATGATGACGCTGACGTCGGCTAAAGAATTTGAAAAAGATCAGATTTATATGACGGCGGTGGACGTCGGCTGGATTTCCACAGGAGCGAAGGAAAGTTTACGGAAGAAGCAGTTCGAGCAGGGGTATGTTCCGCCAGTGGATTCGGTGGACGGTGCCGCAAGAATTCTGCATCCGATTGTGGAAGGAATCAACGGAAATTATTACAGTGGGGTTTTGCTGAAAAATTATAAAATTAACAGCTGGTAA
- a CDS encoding response regulator transcription factor → MKPKILLVEDDPDLGMVLKQYLEFSDFTVRWIPNPEEILKDKKIISGFQLAILDVMLPVMDGFELSKEIRKSSEIPFLFLTAKGQSIDRILGLKLGADDYVTKPCEPEELILRIRNILKRQQTVQTIIGIGDYSFIPSQFRIMFRNETIQLTEKESELLLLLSKNNHQIINRKEILETLWGENDYFLGRSLDVFMTRLRKYFQHDKRIRFDAVRGIGFNIEFPD, encoded by the coding sequence ATGAAGCCTAAAATTTTATTGGTTGAGGATGATCCGGACCTGGGAATGGTCCTGAAGCAATACCTGGAATTTTCAGATTTCACGGTACGCTGGATTCCCAATCCTGAAGAAATATTAAAAGATAAAAAGATCATCAGCGGTTTTCAGCTGGCTATTCTGGACGTCATGCTTCCTGTAATGGACGGCTTCGAGCTATCCAAAGAAATCCGTAAATCTTCAGAAATTCCTTTTTTGTTTTTAACGGCGAAAGGGCAGAGCATCGACCGAATTTTAGGATTGAAGTTAGGAGCGGACGACTATGTTACAAAACCCTGCGAACCTGAGGAGCTTATTCTCCGGATCAGAAATATCCTGAAACGGCAGCAGACCGTGCAGACGATCATCGGTATCGGTGATTATTCTTTTATCCCTTCACAGTTTCGGATTATGTTTAGAAATGAAACCATACAACTCACGGAAAAAGAATCGGAGCTTTTGTTGTTGCTTTCAAAAAACAATCATCAGATCATCAACCGGAAAGAAATCCTGGAAACACTCTGGGGCGAGAACGATTATTTCCTGGGAAGAAGCCTCGATGTATTTATGACCCGGCTCAGGAAATACTTTCAGCATGATAAGCGCATCCGTTTCGACGCCGTTAGAGGCATCGGCTTTAATATAGAATTTCCGGATTGA
- a CDS encoding HAMP domain-containing sensor histidine kinase: MNRNRNITIIIFSFSLLVLIVLQGYYIYNSYRLEEKELNRKAKAIAEKIQEKMEDSQTEVSEDRLVEDFQKLKKEIVIQKEEITHPEKLYHSQAFYSRKLQELLKKSVDSSGFRIAMKNEIYSVFDEVQKKELLPEKHSIILYQTLEELKRPMVVYEGKWTSRQTNKDPQLKLDEKNSYLVKSRSTFQVLNLQFLILKKIIPLVVISLLIVILIIILFRNSIRNLNRQEKKIIQLHTTIDSIAHELNTPITTLKFSIARSSDPESKALLERQIRRLENIVSSIHAYDADDILITKKDLNDYFAEVKKQYMGIVFNTELDFSENKHLYAYDFRQIMDNLIDNSVKYGANEIDVFVMMNKTMEIEVSDNGIGIPEEEHKNIFEKYYRISREENNHTNGLGIGLFLIRRIVDKYKGHIAIASKKKGVSFKIIIPDEA, translated from the coding sequence ATGAACCGGAATAGAAACATAACCATCATCATTTTCTCTTTCAGCCTTCTGGTACTGATCGTTCTGCAGGGCTATTACATTTACAATTCATACCGCCTGGAAGAAAAAGAGCTGAACCGGAAAGCCAAAGCCATTGCTGAAAAAATACAGGAAAAAATGGAAGATTCTCAGACGGAAGTAAGTGAAGACAGGTTGGTGGAAGACTTTCAAAAATTAAAGAAAGAAATTGTTATCCAGAAAGAAGAGATTACCCATCCGGAAAAGCTCTATCATTCGCAGGCATTTTACAGCAGAAAGCTGCAAGAGCTGCTTAAGAAAAGTGTCGATAGCTCAGGCTTCAGGATTGCTATGAAAAATGAGATCTATTCCGTTTTCGATGAAGTTCAGAAAAAAGAACTGTTACCGGAAAAACATTCTATTATTCTGTACCAGACCCTGGAAGAATTAAAGAGGCCGATGGTGGTGTATGAAGGAAAATGGACGAGCCGCCAGACCAATAAGGATCCCCAACTAAAACTGGATGAGAAGAATTCCTATCTCGTAAAATCGAGGTCTACTTTTCAGGTGCTTAACCTCCAATTCCTGATTTTAAAGAAAATTATTCCGCTGGTCGTTATCAGTCTGCTTATTGTTATCCTGATCATTATCCTGTTCCGGAACAGCATCCGCAACCTAAACCGTCAGGAAAAGAAAATCATCCAGCTGCACACCACCATCGATTCGATAGCGCATGAGCTCAATACGCCGATTACTACCCTGAAGTTTTCCATTGCCCGCTCTTCCGATCCGGAGTCCAAAGCTTTACTGGAACGTCAGATCAGGCGCCTGGAAAATATTGTGTCTTCCATCCATGCGTATGATGCCGATGATATTTTGATTACCAAGAAGGATCTCAACGACTATTTTGCTGAGGTTAAAAAACAATACATGGGCATCGTCTTTAATACAGAACTTGACTTTTCTGAAAATAAACACCTGTATGCATATGATTTCAGGCAGATCATGGATAATCTTATCGATAATTCCGTCAAATATGGGGCTAATGAAATTGATGTTTTCGTGATGATGAACAAAACCATGGAAATTGAGGTCTCAGACAATGGAATCGGAATCCCGGAAGAAGAGCATAAAAATATTTTTGAAAAATATTACCGGATCAGCCGGGAAGAAAATAACCATACCAATGGCCTAGGTATCGGGCTTTTTTTAATCAGAAGAATCGTCGACAAATACAAAGGCCATATTGCGATTGCATCAAAGAAAAAAGGAGTTTCATTTAAAATTATCATACCTGATGAAGCCTAA
- a CDS encoding outer membrane beta-barrel family protein yields the protein MKTSTVQAFGFIFLLFPIILWSQTIKGHIENGNGEPISEVRVETGNAKNTIYSDQEGNFSLEGITAFPVSLIVKQPDYRDYEIMLENNESLHIVLKKDTAKSIEGVTLTAKKPILKRKIDRMEFNIDKTPLQNLNAWEILKSTPNILVKNDELSVRGNSQIMVTINDKKTLMSQEQLKQLLESTDGNNVSSVEVITNPPAKYEAQGSAIINIKMKQNVLSGYKGRISTRYTQATYARGLVGTSQSYNTDKWQLTGNYNFVTGNYVRYNFDVVTFDKDKTRWESDMVRKTNVREQHVYNFSGQYTADSLSTVQFGFDGNNMPDRSGRFLIPTHIFNTETNQLQSYYLTSNRRSLYNNDFNAYLTYDRKSGNHNLTWANNFSTRHFKESQDVETLLDFAGQPESTNRFANNSVQDISLYSTQLDYRYSNEKLTIESGLKYSFVKNGNDLSFFDGTGGILTPDLSRSNLFNYQENIFAAYLSSEYKWKKWEMKAGLRSETTLIRTRSDNPSVENRTTRTGLFPTFYLMYNIKEGQQLGFSYGKRIDRPNYDFLNPSRSYYNLYSYFQGDANLRSTIIHNLSLTYTVKDWNFEAYLSYIKDPSMEISFQNPQTFETIYRYTNIDHGKNMGFNFSKSFSIKPFWKLNLFGMGEYQENYFFGTDTILYKNDVFFYNTNISTQITLDKAKTWDLNVSYEYNSKSIQGSFNTSASQKTSIIINKKMFDKRLEAGLVVNDIFRTDKNTISTRYADQNQYFTDYRDTQYFMINLKYNFGNQKVKEAKTGTKTAEQNRL from the coding sequence ATGAAAACATCAACGGTACAAGCTTTCGGCTTTATCTTCCTGCTGTTCCCTATTATTTTATGGAGTCAAACCATTAAAGGGCACATTGAAAATGGAAACGGAGAACCCATCAGTGAGGTCCGTGTCGAAACGGGTAATGCTAAAAATACCATTTACTCTGACCAGGAGGGCAACTTTAGTCTTGAAGGAATTACGGCATTTCCCGTATCATTGATCGTTAAACAGCCGGATTACAGAGATTATGAAATCATGCTGGAAAATAATGAATCTTTGCACATTGTTTTGAAAAAAGATACCGCAAAAAGCATTGAAGGCGTAACGTTAACTGCTAAGAAACCTATTCTGAAAAGGAAAATCGACCGGATGGAATTTAATATCGACAAAACTCCGCTACAAAACCTGAATGCCTGGGAAATCCTGAAAAGTACCCCGAATATCCTGGTAAAAAATGATGAGCTGAGCGTCCGGGGAAATTCCCAGATTATGGTAACCATCAATGATAAAAAAACACTGATGAGCCAGGAACAGCTGAAACAGCTTCTCGAAAGCACCGACGGAAACAATGTATCTTCCGTCGAGGTAATTACCAATCCGCCGGCAAAATATGAAGCACAGGGAAGCGCCATCATCAATATTAAAATGAAGCAGAACGTTCTTTCCGGATACAAGGGAAGAATCTCCACACGCTATACCCAGGCGACCTACGCACGGGGATTGGTCGGAACTTCACAATCGTACAATACCGATAAATGGCAGCTGACGGGAAACTATAATTTTGTTACCGGAAATTATGTACGCTATAATTTTGACGTGGTTACTTTTGATAAGGATAAAACCCGCTGGGAAAGTGATATGGTAAGAAAAACAAATGTCCGCGAACAGCATGTATACAATTTCTCCGGCCAGTACACCGCAGACAGCCTTTCAACCGTTCAGTTCGGGTTTGACGGTAATAATATGCCGGACAGGAGCGGCCGCTTCCTGATCCCCACCCATATTTTCAATACGGAAACCAACCAATTGCAATCGTATTACCTAACTTCCAACAGAAGAAGTCTCTATAATAACGACTTTAATGCTTATTTAACCTACGACCGAAAATCGGGAAACCATAATCTAACCTGGGCGAATAATTTCAGCACCAGACATTTTAAGGAAAGCCAGGATGTGGAGACTCTTCTGGATTTCGCCGGCCAGCCGGAAAGCACCAACCGTTTTGCCAACAACAGCGTACAGGATATTTCACTGTATTCTACCCAGCTGGATTACCGTTACTCTAATGAAAAACTGACCATCGAAAGCGGATTGAAATACAGTTTCGTAAAAAATGGGAACGATCTCAGCTTCTTTGACGGAACAGGGGGAATCCTCACTCCGGATCTGTCGAGAAGCAATCTATTCAATTACCAGGAAAATATTTTCGCCGCCTATCTTTCTTCCGAATATAAATGGAAAAAATGGGAAATGAAAGCAGGGCTGCGCTCTGAAACAACTTTGATCAGAACAAGATCCGACAATCCCAGTGTAGAAAACCGCACCACAAGAACAGGGCTCTTCCCTACTTTTTATCTCATGTACAATATAAAAGAAGGACAGCAGCTCGGATTTTCTTACGGAAAAAGAATCGACCGACCGAACTACGATTTCCTGAATCCGTCCAGGTCTTATTATAATTTATATTCTTATTTCCAGGGAGACGCCAACCTCAGATCAACTATCATTCACAATCTGAGCCTTACCTACACTGTGAAAGACTGGAATTTCGAAGCTTATTTGAGCTATATCAAAGATCCGTCTATGGAAATATCCTTTCAGAATCCACAGACGTTTGAAACCATTTACCGCTATACCAATATTGATCACGGAAAAAATATGGGATTCAATTTCTCAAAAAGCTTTTCTATAAAGCCATTCTGGAAGCTTAATCTTTTCGGGATGGGCGAATATCAGGAAAACTATTTCTTCGGAACTGATACGATCCTGTATAAAAATGATGTTTTCTTTTACAACACCAATATTTCCACCCAAATCACACTGGATAAAGCTAAAACCTGGGATCTGAATGTTTCTTATGAGTATAATTCCAAGAGCATACAAGGATCTTTCAATACCAGTGCTTCCCAGAAGACAAGTATCATCATCAATAAAAAAATGTTTGATAAACGCCTGGAAGCCGGATTGGTAGTCAATGACATTTTCCGTACGGATAAAAATACGATCTCGACCCGATACGCCGACCAGAATCAATACTTTACCGATTACCGGGATACTCAGTATTTCATGATCAATCTCAAATACAATTTTGGAAACCAAAAAGTAAAAGAGGCCAAAACCGGTACGAAAACCGCCGAGCAGAACAGATTGTAA
- a CDS encoding fibronectin type III domain-containing protein has translation MKKLLLSFLSVLTAFMANAQVASYSFAQSSGTYVPITGGTVLDTATSPMDFDSQNWTLPSGTIPFNFNFNGAVYTDLNINSNGYITFGSSVPFTYNTTPISGTNTYYAGAISAFGGDLSAAYVSGSIASELRYETLGTAPNRTFVVQFKEWRPFSNSSTTAVAKISFQIRLEETTNKITIVYNDCSIAAGTLTNSASRQIGLRGANANDFNNRLNPTTVSFNSSTAGTANSSTQWFSFNSANATPGLPANGLTYTWTPPSCFAPSDIFQTAATTSTAAINWAVPVPAPGTGYEYYYSTSSTAPTSSTVPSGSTTAPNASFSSLAAGTTYYVWVRSVCNASNTSVWSAVGTFTTLCNPVTTLTESFDSYTVGSIVPPCWNRIVTGANAAQTIAVVTSGSTNKNITQYNNTAGQTNIVMLPPLSTINAGFQLKFKVKASSAAVLDVGYLTNAFNPNSFVVVQSLNITNTTYGNNTNVPFPTTVPSDARVAVRMPAQATAATVYWDDVVWEQAAACLEPNSLVVSNVAQAVATVGWTAPITVPSNGYEYYYSISNTVPSSSTAPSGTSVSTSATISNLSSGTTYYFWVRSACSASDKSDWSPAAAFTTLCDAVATLYENFDSYGTGNIVPSCWGRLILGNTANQAINAASPASGSRNMFQYNNVAGQTSIVILPPLSTINAGYRLRFKVRSSLPAILNIGYMTNPTDESSFVIVQTLNISNTTYASGTESLITFPSTAPANARVAVRMPAQTNSPNVYWDDVYWEPASALATSETAAHKNTITSYPNPFTDIVYISDIKNVKSMAVTDVSGRTVKTFDKPSSTLHLGELHTGMYLIVLYMNDGTKQTIKAIKK, from the coding sequence ATGAAAAAATTACTACTCTCTTTTTTGTCAGTTCTGACAGCATTTATGGCGAATGCACAGGTAGCTTCCTATTCTTTCGCCCAGAGTTCAGGAACTTATGTTCCAATTACCGGAGGTACGGTTTTAGATACTGCCACCAGTCCTATGGACTTCGATTCACAAAACTGGACCCTTCCATCAGGAACTATTCCTTTTAACTTTAATTTTAACGGAGCAGTTTATACTGATCTGAATATTAACAGCAACGGGTATATCACTTTCGGGAGTTCCGTTCCTTTTACATATAATACCACACCTATTAGTGGTACGAATACCTATTATGCCGGGGCGATCTCTGCATTCGGCGGGGATCTGAGTGCTGCTTACGTATCCGGTTCTATTGCCAGCGAGCTGAGATATGAAACTTTAGGAACGGCGCCGAACAGGACATTTGTGGTACAGTTTAAAGAGTGGAGGCCATTTTCAAATTCCAGTACAACGGCGGTTGCCAAGATAAGCTTTCAGATCAGGCTGGAGGAGACCACCAATAAAATAACCATCGTTTATAATGACTGTAGTATCGCTGCCGGCACGTTAACGAATTCCGCATCAAGGCAGATCGGTCTAAGGGGTGCTAATGCTAATGATTTTAATAACAGGCTGAATCCTACTACCGTTTCTTTTAACAGTTCTACCGCAGGAACAGCAAACAGTTCCACCCAATGGTTCAGCTTTAATTCAGCTAATGCGACACCCGGTCTTCCTGCGAATGGATTAACATATACCTGGACGCCGCCTAGCTGTTTTGCGCCATCGGATATTTTCCAGACGGCTGCAACAACTTCAACTGCTGCCATTAATTGGGCAGTGCCTGTTCCTGCGCCAGGCACAGGATACGAATATTATTATTCTACCTCAAGCACAGCGCCAACATCTTCTACAGTTCCTTCGGGCAGCACCACAGCGCCTAACGCTTCCTTCTCCAGTTTAGCGGCGGGAACCACCTATTATGTATGGGTGCGTTCGGTATGCAATGCCTCAAACACGAGTGTGTGGTCTGCTGTAGGAACTTTTACCACCTTATGCAATCCGGTAACAACACTAACGGAAAGCTTTGATTCCTACACGGTAGGCAGTATTGTGCCTCCATGCTGGAATAGAATAGTTACAGGCGCTAATGCGGCGCAGACCATCGCTGTTGTAACCAGCGGCTCTACAAACAAGAATATTACCCAGTATAATAATACGGCAGGCCAGACAAATATCGTGATGCTGCCCCCATTAAGTACAATTAATGCAGGATTTCAGCTGAAGTTTAAAGTAAAGGCAAGTTCTGCGGCAGTTTTAGATGTTGGATATCTTACCAATGCTTTTAACCCAAATAGTTTTGTGGTAGTTCAGAGTTTAAATATTACCAATACGACGTACGGAAATAATACCAATGTACCGTTTCCTACTACAGTGCCTTCTGATGCAAGAGTCGCGGTAAGAATGCCTGCGCAGGCTACTGCTGCTACGGTATACTGGGATGATGTGGTGTGGGAGCAGGCAGCAGCATGCCTGGAGCCGAATTCTCTTGTTGTTTCTAATGTTGCTCAAGCAGTGGCAACGGTAGGCTGGACCGCTCCGATTACAGTTCCATCCAATGGTTACGAATATTATTATTCGATAAGCAACACAGTACCTTCCTCAAGTACAGCTCCGTCCGGAACAAGCGTTTCTACCTCTGCTACGATTTCAAATCTTTCTTCAGGAACGACTTATTATTTCTGGGTAAGGTCTGCCTGCAGTGCATCCGATAAAAGTGACTGGTCTCCTGCTGCTGCTTTTACCACGTTGTGTGATGCGGTTGCCACTTTATACGAGAATTTCGATTCTTATGGTACAGGGAATATCGTACCGTCCTGCTGGGGAAGACTTATTCTGGGAAATACAGCCAATCAGGCAATCAATGCGGCATCTCCGGCTTCAGGATCAAGAAATATGTTTCAGTACAATAATGTTGCCGGGCAGACCAGTATTGTCATATTGCCGCCGTTAAGCACCATCAATGCAGGATACCGATTACGATTTAAAGTAAGATCATCACTTCCGGCCATTCTCAACATCGGATACATGACCAATCCGACCGATGAAAGCTCGTTTGTTATTGTGCAGACTTTAAATATTTCCAATACGACTTATGCATCGGGAACGGAAAGTCTCATTACTTTCCCGTCAACGGCTCCTGCCAATGCAAGGGTTGCTGTAAGAATGCCGGCGCAGACAAACTCGCCCAACGTGTATTGGGATGATGTATATTGGGAACCGGCATCTGCTTTAGCAACTTCCGAGACAGCTGCCCACAAAAATACCATTACTTCTTATCCGAATCCGTTTACTGATATAGTGTACATTTCAGATATTAAGAATGTAAAATCTATGGCCGTAACCGATGTTTCCGGAAGAACGGTTAAAACTTTTGATAAACCTTCTTCCACCCTTCATTTAGGTGAATTGCATACAGGAATGTATCTGATTGTTCTGTATATGAATGACGGAACAAAGCAGACCATCAAAGCAATTAAAAAATAA